In Gemmata obscuriglobus, a single genomic region encodes these proteins:
- a CDS encoding co-chaperone GroES, producing MGLQPIGDRIVVRREAAEEKTAGGILLPDSAKNKPQRGAVVAVGPGKLKPDGTRVPMQLKVGDKVLFTSWAGDEFKGPKNDGEILLMHEGDVMCVIA from the coding sequence ATGGGCCTGCAACCGATCGGCGACCGCATCGTCGTTCGCCGCGAAGCCGCCGAAGAGAAGACGGCCGGCGGCATCCTCCTGCCCGACAGCGCCAAGAACAAGCCCCAGCGCGGTGCGGTTGTCGCGGTCGGCCCGGGCAAGCTCAAGCCGGACGGCACCCGCGTCCCGATGCAGCTCAAGGTCGGCGACAAGGTGCTGTTCACCTCGTGGGCCGGGGACGAGTTCAAAGGCCCCAAGAACGACGGCGAAATCCTGCTCATGCACGAAGGCGACGTGATGTGCGTGATCGCGTGA
- the groL gene encoding chaperonin GroEL (60 kDa chaperone family; promotes refolding of misfolded polypeptides especially under stressful conditions; forms two stacked rings of heptamers to form a barrel-shaped 14mer; ends can be capped by GroES; misfolded proteins enter the barrel where they are refolded when GroES binds), whose product MAAKQIAFDQEARDAMKRGITKLARAVKVTLGPKGRNVIIQKSFGSPTVTKDGVTVAKEIQLPDHYENMGAAMVKEVASKTSDVAGDGTTTATVLAEAIFKEGLKAVVAGTNPMLMKRGMEKAVEDIVAKLKEMSIPVGGKKGLENVATVAANGDAEIGKKLAEAMDKVGKDGVITVEEAKTIETNYEFVEGMQFDRGYLSPYFINNPETMECELEDAYVLVYEKKISAARDMLPILEKVVGQGKPLLIIAEEVDGEALALLVVNVIKSNYQIKVCAVKAPGYGDRRKAMLQDIAVLTGGKAIFEDLGMKLETVTMEDLGTAKKIKVDKDNTTVIEGAGTAAAIKERIATIQKELDKSTSDYDKEKLSERIAKLSGGVAKINVGGATESEVKEKKMRVEDAMHATKAAHQEGILPGGGTALLRSSTGLKAPEGLTDDEKAGYKIIIDACRAPVKQIAENAGVDGNVVAKEVLAKDEKNYGYDARADRYVDMVATGIIDPTKVVRSALQNAASVATLLLTSDAIIAEEQEKKSKKDPAPGAYDDMY is encoded by the coding sequence ATGGCAGCGAAGCAGATCGCGTTCGACCAGGAAGCCCGCGACGCCATGAAGCGGGGCATCACCAAGCTGGCCCGCGCCGTGAAGGTGACGCTCGGGCCGAAGGGCCGCAACGTCATCATCCAGAAGTCCTTCGGCAGCCCGACCGTCACCAAGGACGGGGTGACCGTGGCGAAGGAGATCCAGCTCCCCGACCACTACGAGAACATGGGCGCCGCGATGGTCAAGGAGGTCGCCTCCAAGACCAGCGACGTGGCCGGCGATGGCACCACCACCGCGACCGTGCTCGCCGAAGCGATCTTCAAGGAGGGGCTCAAGGCGGTCGTCGCCGGCACCAACCCGATGCTCATGAAGCGCGGGATGGAAAAGGCCGTCGAGGACATCGTCGCCAAGCTCAAGGAGATGAGCATCCCGGTCGGCGGGAAGAAGGGCCTCGAAAACGTCGCGACCGTCGCCGCCAACGGCGACGCCGAGATCGGCAAGAAGCTCGCCGAGGCGATGGACAAGGTCGGCAAGGACGGGGTCATCACCGTCGAAGAGGCCAAGACCATCGAGACGAACTACGAGTTCGTCGAGGGGATGCAGTTCGACCGCGGCTACCTGTCGCCGTACTTCATCAACAACCCGGAAACGATGGAGTGCGAGCTCGAGGACGCCTACGTCCTCGTGTACGAGAAGAAGATCAGCGCCGCCCGCGACATGCTCCCGATCCTGGAGAAGGTCGTCGGCCAGGGCAAGCCGCTCCTGATCATCGCCGAAGAGGTGGACGGCGAGGCGCTCGCGCTGCTGGTCGTGAACGTCATCAAGTCGAACTACCAGATCAAGGTCTGCGCGGTCAAGGCGCCGGGCTACGGCGACCGCCGCAAGGCCATGCTCCAGGACATCGCCGTGCTGACCGGCGGTAAGGCGATCTTCGAAGACCTGGGCATGAAGCTCGAAACGGTCACGATGGAGGACCTGGGCACCGCGAAGAAGATCAAGGTGGACAAGGACAACACCACCGTGATCGAAGGCGCCGGCACCGCGGCCGCCATCAAGGAGCGGATCGCGACCATCCAGAAGGAGCTGGACAAGAGCACCAGCGACTACGACAAGGAGAAGCTGAGCGAGCGGATCGCGAAGCTGTCCGGCGGCGTGGCTAAGATCAACGTCGGCGGCGCCACCGAGAGCGAGGTCAAGGAAAAGAAGATGCGGGTCGAGGACGCGATGCACGCGACCAAGGCCGCGCACCAGGAAGGCATCCTGCCCGGCGGCGGCACCGCCCTGCTCCGCTCCAGCACCGGCCTGAAGGCCCCGGAAGGCCTGACGGACGACGAGAAGGCCGGCTACAAGATCATCATCGATGCGTGCCGCGCCCCGGTGAAGCAGATCGCCGAGAACGCCGGCGTGGACGGCAACGTGGTGGCGAAGGAAGTGCTCGCCAAGGACGAGAAGAACTACGGGTACGACGCCCGCGCCGACCGCTACGTCGACATGGTGGCCACCGGCATCATCGACCCGACGAAGGTGGTCCGCAGCGCCCTCCAGAACGCCGCCAGCGTCGCGACCCTGCTCCTCACCTCCGACGCGATCATCGCGGAAGAGCAAGAGAAGAAGAGCAAGAAGGACCCGGCCCCGGGCGCCTACGACGACATGTACTAA
- a CDS encoding response regulator, producing the protein MPIALMLEDEAERLVRFRAVAARLGCELVCWPNAHRMIAEMGERLAEAAFISLDHDLEPEDATDPGDGLDVAKHLAGLSPTCPVIVHTSNGARGDSMMGEFELAGWRHHRVLPIGDDWIEVDWAWHARNLLRRANRVRRTTDKPSAPPGD; encoded by the coding sequence ATGCCCATCGCCCTCATGCTCGAAGACGAAGCCGAGCGGCTGGTCCGCTTCCGCGCGGTCGCGGCCCGGCTCGGTTGTGAACTCGTGTGCTGGCCGAACGCACACCGCATGATCGCCGAAATGGGCGAACGGCTCGCAGAGGCCGCGTTCATTTCACTCGACCACGATCTTGAACCGGAAGACGCAACCGACCCCGGCGACGGTCTCGATGTCGCCAAGCACCTCGCGGGACTGTCGCCAACGTGCCCGGTGATCGTTCACACCAGTAATGGCGCCCGCGGCGACAGCATGATGGGCGAGTTTGAACTCGCAGGCTGGAGACACCACCGCGTCCTGCCGATCGGCGACGATTGGATTGAAGTTGATTGGGCGTGGCACGCGCGGAACCTACTTCGACGCGCGAATAGGGTGCGTCGAACCACTGACAAACCGTCAGCCCCGCCCGGCGATTGA